In Telopea speciosissima isolate NSW1024214 ecotype Mountain lineage unplaced genomic scaffold, Tspe_v1 Tspe_v1.0340, whole genome shotgun sequence, the following proteins share a genomic window:
- the LOC122647985 gene encoding uncharacterized protein LOC122647985 → MAVLHCDGSLTADRASYGGIICDDAVVAIMAYAGKGDINSVLGMELFAILKGVTFCIQRNLLQVSIRSDSKLAVDILNGAVDCPWSMQILRDRIATLLQQLQRKEIKHVWRELNQPADFIAAMDTGDGEAIFYPLDFPQDLVELVKNDSYCKVFLRTLSH, encoded by the coding sequence ATGGCAGTCCTTCACTGTGATGGGTCCTTAACagctgatagagcttcctatgGTGGAATCATTTGTGATGATGCAGTTGTTGCCATAATGGCGTATGCGGGGAAGGGAGATATTAATTCTGTTCTAGGCATGGAGCTTTTTGCAATTTTGAAGGGGGTAACTTTTTGTATTCAAAGGAACCTACTTCAGGTTTCCATCAGATCCGATTCCAAATTGGCAGTAGATATTCTTAATGGGGCTGTGGACTGCCCTTGGAGCATGCAAATCTTGAGGGACCGTATAGCTACGCTACTACAGCAATTACAGCGTAAGGAGATcaaacatgtttggagagagctCAACCAGCCAGCAGACTTTATTGCAGCCATGGATACGGGGGATGGGGAAGCAATTTTTTATCCACTTGATTTCCCACAGGACTTGGTGGAGTTAGTTAAGAATGATTCATATTGTAAAGTTTTTTTAAGGACCTTGTCTCATTGA